CGCTACGGCTACTACCGTTACCAAACCGAAGTCATCATTTTTATCGTAGCCATTTTGGTATTGCTGGTGGTGGTGATTCAGGGTTTGGGCAATCTGATTTCACGCAGTATCGACAAAAGATAAAATAAAATTTCGGTATCGGCCGTCTGAAAACGGTCAAACCAAATTTGACCAGCGGAGCCGGGCTTTGCGGTGCGGCAAAACGCATTGTTCAGGAAACAAGGGCGGGGTTCTAACCCGGAACGGAGTGCCGGGCGCAAGAAAGTAGAAAGTTGTTTCCCTTCAGGAAAATACAGGAAAAATGCACCTCCGCATCTTTAATAAAACAGCAAGATACACATACAGGACTGTATTTTGAAAACGGCAAACCGGCCGAAAGAGCAGCCTCCGGCTGAGCCGGCCGGCCAAACAGAATGGAAGATAGTGATAAAACTGCAAGATCAGGCCGTCTGTGTTTTCCGTACCATGCGTTTGAGTTTTGCTTTCTGCCCGGCGGTATGCCGCACCCGTACAGGCAGCACAAGGCTTTTCCCTGCTTGCAGATGCCCCCGGCAGTTTGGGTTTGAGCACAGTCCGGCCTTTAGCCGCAGGCGGGAATAAACTGCATTCCTTATTGGGAATAAGCGGTAGATGCCGTATTTGAAAATTCAATCCGAGGCCGTCTGAAAAGATATTCAGACGGCCTCGGAAAGAAAAATATTTTACGATGCTTTAACATTCATAATAGTGTGCCTACGATATTGCCCTGCACATTTTTAAGTTTGAAAAGTGTTTTCCAAAACTCTTTAAATGCTTGAAGTTTCGCTGTTTACGGCAGTAGAATCCGAATTTGTCCGAGAGATGCAGCCATTCAGAATCAGGCGAAAAGGGTGATGCCGGGCTGTATGCCCAATATCTTTTCGGGCCAATCTAGCACCGCCGGCAAGGTTGGCGGTATTTCAATTATCAGGAGACTTTGATGACTGCAATCCCTTTATTCAAAACTTTTTCAGCTGCCGCATTGGCCTTGATATTGGCCGCCTGCGGCGGGCAGCAGGAAAGCGTGTCTGCACAGGTTTCGGCTTCGGAAGCTGCCGCACCAGAAAAACAGGAAATCGTGTTCGGCACTACAGTCGGCGATTTCGGCGATATGGTAAAAGACCATATCCAGCCTGCATTGGAGCAGAAAGGCTATAAAGTCAAGCTGATCGAATTCACCGATTATGTACGCCCCAATCTCGCGCTGGCCGAAGGCGCTCTGGACATCAACATTTTCCAGCACAAACCATATTTGGACGACTTTAAAAAAGAACACAAACTTGATATTACCGAAATTTTCCAAGTGCCCACCGCTCCGCTGGGCATCTACCCGGGCAAACTGAAATCTCTGGATGAAGTGAAAGACGGCAGCAGCGTTTCCGCGCCCAACGACCCTTCCAACTTCGCCCGCGCCCTCGTGATGCTCAACGAGTTAGGCTGGATCAAGCTGAAAGACGGCATTAATCCATTAACCGCGTCTAAAAACGACATCGCAGAAAACCTGAAAAACATCAACATTGTCGAACTGGAGGCCGCCCAACTGCCGCGCAGCCGCGCCGATGTGGACTTTGCCATCATTAACGGCAACTACGCGATGAGCAGCGGCATGAAGCTGACCGAAACCCTGTTTCAAGAGCCCAGCTTCGCCTATGTGAACTGGTCTGCCGTCAAAACCGCCGATCAAGACAGCCAATGGGTAAAAGACGTAACCGATGCGTATAACTCTGATGAATTCAAAACCTACGCCAAACAGCGTTTCGCCGGCTATAAATACCCCGCATCATGGGGCGGACAAGCCGCTGCCGGCGCCAAAGCCGAAGCAACTTCCGCCGCATCGGCCGCCGAATAATCTGCTATTTGCTCTATCAAACGCCTTCCCCGCAACGGAAAGGCGTTTTTTACGCGGTGGTTTTACTCAGATTAAAATGCAATTAAGAAGATGGTGTTTAGGTATTTCAGACGGCCTCAACGAGTTTTAGATGTAGAAAACACTAGAGTATAAGGAGTTTAAAATTAAAAAAACATCAATCACTACTCCATTTATCGGTTGCTGCCGATACCATTTCTTGGCAGTTCAAGCTGTACAGGTCGTTCAAGGCACCGCACCATCTGCCGAATAACGATCGTGGCTGTCCAAAAACAAAGCCGCGTCGTCTTACGTGTGCCCATAGGTTGCTTTCAGATTTTGGTAACGGTTGGTTCCCCAAACTCCTGTGGGGGGAGAGATACAAACCGATGGTGCTGAAAAACCGTAATCTTTATTGGGAGATAAGTGGAATATCGACCATAATGCTTTTCCTCTTAGGTGTTTGTTTATCCGATAAACACATGATGCTGTATCTTGCAAAAAGAGTCGGCCAATCCTAGCGCGTAGTTAAGGCAGATGCAAAAAAATTCTGTTTGTGTGAACTATCCCCAAAAAAGTTGGACAGCTTAATCAATCGACTCCCAAAGCCTGAATCCTGTATGGCACAGAACTCAATCCTTTTCATTCCAATTAACCCCATTATGATTGCAGTAACGGATAGATTCGCGCAAAGCCGCTTCCGGTTCGGCAGCGGAAGCGTATTTGCGCGTATGGAAACATTCCGACTTTAACATGCCGGAGAAGCTTTCCACGGCCGCATTGTCCAGACAGTTTTCCTTACGGGACATGCTCTGCACTAATCCTTTGTCTTTTAACTGCTTTTGATAAAAATCCATCTGATACTGCCAACCTTGGTCAGAATGCAGTATCGGTTTTTCAGACGGCCTTATATATTGCACCCCAACAAAAGGGGTGTATTTTTACATTCTACTCCTTTACAAATCGGAACAACCGACTTTTGAAAGGGGGCTCAAATGTCATCAGCCTGCCGTACCATCACGCCCGAACCCGAACGTTTTCCCAAATCCTGCACCGTCCGCGTATTCCGTGAGTCGAACCATGATTGCTTTGCCTGCAAACCGTCAATTTTCCTATACGAAACCCTGTCCCGCCTAATAAAACCCTGTCCGGAGCCGACACATTCGGGCGTATGGCCGTTAAGAAACTGATTGACTGTTATGATGGCAAAAGCGGGGTTTTAATTATAATAATTTTATTAATTTATTGATTATTTAAGGATTCGTGAGATGAGAAATATTTATGTGCGTATTGGTAACTCCGACCGTCCGACTTTGTGCGAAGTTGCTACCTATGACAAAGGCAGGCTGGCGGTTCGGAAAACCGGAAAAGATGGAATTTATAGCGAACTTCCGACCAGAACGGCCAAAAGCCTGAAAGATGCTGTTAAGCAGGAGCAGCGTATTTATACGATGATGTTTCAGCTTAAAACACATAGGCCGTATAGGGGTTTTGAGATGGCGTGCAGAACGTACGGAACCAAACCCGACCCCGCCCGTTTCGGCGGCGGTTGGAATCTGCAGCTAATCGAAGCCGGAAAAATCATGCTCACAAAAAACGAACCTGCAAACCCATGCCCGCATGGTTTTGGGTTTGCCGGCCAAATCCATCACGATTTGGCTTTGCCGGCCTGCAAATTAGGCGGCCAATCTTGGATTGAAGCGGGGGGTGTGTCCATGAGTACCCGCTGCTGCCCCGAATGCCGCCAGTACCGCCAAACGTCCGCTTTTTCGGGCGTTTTGGGCTGCGTCTGTGATGTATGCGCCGTAGCGGCGCAAAGCGCGAAGCGCGGCGCGCTTTCTTGTCTTAATAGTAACAACTGCATCGGGAATCATGCTGCAGGCATGAAAGGCAGTAAAAACAAGCAATTGCCAAAATTTCATGAAAGGTTTGAAAGCGAAGCGGCAAAAGAGAGCGCAAAACTGAATGTGTTTTCGACTTCGCACAAGAAATCTGCAACCGCGTTGGAATTAAACGTACACCAATTCATACAAACATTTGGCCTAAACCATGTCGGCTTTTTAACTCTAACCTTTGCCGATGACGTGCAGGACGTAAAAGAAGCCGGCCGCCGCTTTCACAGTCTGCGCACAAACTTTCTGAGTAAACATTTCAAACACTGCATCTGCGTGTATGGGCGCACCAAGAAAGGCCGTATTCACTTCCACCTAATCGTAAACACCCGTGAAGATATACGGCGAGGGCTGAACTTTGCCGCCGCCCGTGGCTACCAAAGTGCCAACCCCGCATTGCGCCGGCTTTGGAAGCGGATACGCGAAAACGTGGGCAGATACGGTTTCGGCCGCGCCGAACTGCTGCCGGTCAAAACCAACAGCAAGGGTTTGTCGCATTATGTCGCCAAGTACATTGCCAAGCATATTGACAGTCGTTTTCCCGAAGACAAGGGCTATAGGCTTATCCGCACCACCATTGACAAAAAAAGCCTTTGGAAGATTGCCACATCAAACTTTTCGTTCCGCTCTGCCGGTTCGGCCCGATGGCGGCGCAAGCTGCAAAACCGGGGTGTGGCCGTTGGGCCGTATCTCAAAAGATATGCCGTTGAAGTCAGGGGATTGGTGATACCCGATATAACCGAAGAGAATTACAACATCGTTTTAAGTGAAACCATCAGCCCCAAATGGGCATTTTTGAACCGCGGAATTATCGGAAAGCGGCCTTAAGAAAGGAAAAGCCATGAGCAACAAAACCCCAACCCCGCAGCCGCCCGTTCAAGGCATTTACATGACCGCCGCCTTTGACCACCGCATGATGGTGAGAGAGCGCAAAAACGATGACGGCAGTTACAGCAAAACCAACTCTTGACCGTGCGCGTATTCCCGTGTGCTTTTAAAGACCACGTTTACTACTCTGACGAAAGCTGAACAAAGATTCAGGGCCTGGGCGGTGTGCCTTGAATTGACCCTTTAAACACTGCCAACCTGTTTTTACTTACTAAACTTTGAAAGGAAAAAATCATGAAAAACCTGAAAGACAAAATGTACAAAGGCTTGGCCGTTGCCACAATGGCCGCCATGCCTGCCGTTGCATTGGCCGATGATGCCAATCTGCTGGAAACCATCAAAACCGAAATCAGCGGTTTGAAAGCAGGCGTTTTGGCGATTGGCGCGGTGGTAGTGGGCATCTCTATTGCCTTTGCGCTCGTGCGCATCGGCAAACGCGGTGCAGACTCTGTAGGCTAAGGTGCAGTCATGGGTTATCAGGTAGGCCGAATCTGCCATCAAACGCATGAAGAAGCAACAAACGCCGTGATGACCCAAGTTGTGCCGACAAAATACGGCAATCAGGTAAAAGTGCCGTCAAAAATTACTCAGACGGCCTGTGCCGCAATTATTGCGGGTGCAGTCGGCAGTGCAGCTTCAAAGGCCGTTGATATTTATTCTGAACAATTGGGAAGTTCGATTAAACAAGGTAATGACTTGGGTGCCGCGCATCATGCCGTTATGACGGCAGGAGCCACATTGGATAATTTGCCGGGGGTGGTGCGATTTCTTCTGTTGCCAAGGGTATCGGGCGCGGTCTCGGTACGTTGCCGTCTGAAAACGGCAGCGGTTTGAGTTTATCCGATTTGGGTGTGGAATTGAGAAAATCTGCCTCAGCCGCCGCCCAATCAGCGGCAGAAACTGCGGGAATTGCGGGGTTTGGGGCAGCGCCCCATAAAGGCATAAAGCCCCCGACTTCGCAAGTACGGCCGATGTTCAAAACATGTCCCAAAGATTGAAGCGGGGGCTTACCCCAATCATCAAGCTTGAACACTATCTAAGGCGCAAAGCCCGCATTGATAAGGTAAAACACCATGTACTTGGGAATAGACGTGAGCAAAGTAACCATAGACTGCCGTCTGATTTCAGACGGCTTTTTTTACGAACACCGATTCGGAAACAGCCCCACAGGTTAAGCCGAGCTGAAAGCATGCTAAACGGCCATAACGCCAACCCAAGCCTGCACTGCTGCTGCGAAGCAACGGGAACCTGCTATAGACCGCCGGCCGAATATCTCAACAGCCATTACAAAATGAGCGTGGACAACCCAAGAAAAATAAAAGGCTTCGCAAACGCCGTATTGCAAAGAAGCAAAACCGACAAACAAGACGCAAAACTCATCGCCCGCTACTGCAAGGCCATGAACCCCGAAACATGGCAGCCGCAGCCGTCCGAACAAAAACAGCTTCAGGAACTGACCCGCTATATAGCTCGCATCAAAAAACAACGGGCGGCAGAACTGACCAAGTATCAAACAGCCCCCAATTACTTGAAACGGCACATAAAGGCAACGATAGACTACTTGAGCCGCTATTTGCAGACGCTTAAAAAAGACTTGCAGAGCTTT
This genomic interval from Neisseria musculi contains the following:
- a CDS encoding MetQ/NlpA family ABC transporter substrate-binding protein produces the protein MTAIPLFKTFSAAALALILAACGGQQESVSAQVSASEAAAPEKQEIVFGTTVGDFGDMVKDHIQPALEQKGYKVKLIEFTDYVRPNLALAEGALDINIFQHKPYLDDFKKEHKLDITEIFQVPTAPLGIYPGKLKSLDEVKDGSSVSAPNDPSNFARALVMLNELGWIKLKDGINPLTASKNDIAENLKNINIVELEAAQLPRSRADVDFAIINGNYAMSSGMKLTETLFQEPSFAYVNWSAVKTADQDSQWVKDVTDAYNSDEFKTYAKQRFAGYKYPASWGGQAAAGAKAEATSAASAAE
- a CDS encoding rolling circle replication-associated protein → MGCVCDVCAVAAQSAKRGALSCLNSNNCIGNHAAGMKGSKNKQLPKFHERFESEAAKESAKLNVFSTSHKKSATALELNVHQFIQTFGLNHVGFLTLTFADDVQDVKEAGRRFHSLRTNFLSKHFKHCICVYGRTKKGRIHFHLIVNTREDIRRGLNFAAARGYQSANPALRRLWKRIRENVGRYGFGRAELLPVKTNSKGLSHYVAKYIAKHIDSRFPEDKGYRLIRTTIDKKSLWKIATSNFSFRSAGSARWRRKLQNRGVAVGPYLKRYAVEVRGLVIPDITEENYNIVLSETISPKWAFLNRGIIGKRP